The Balneola sp. MJW-20 genome window below encodes:
- a CDS encoding site-specific integrase: MAIIKAVLSKHPKKDGRQLISIRISHKGKNRYVNTGYSVHPKYFKKQKVSESHPNWMEINNYLDNELMKYRKRNYELIHARVDYNVDDICNLSTSNGEAYFLAYANAFISEKQNQYSPNSIKNYLSIVNKFDEYLNKDIQFFQLNEKLLHDYVGYLKRIGNNNYTIKGNLKVLKRIWHEAYQRGNHNNHRSPFNSIKIKIHQKKKPRLTADELKLMKNIELKKHTWEELSRDMFLASYYLGGMRFSDLCVLTKEMILGNHLVYHMRKTEKEMRIPVDDVVDIIEKYDGRRERLIFPLLDDKDIQLPDELLIKKIASKNTLTNKGLKKVARLMGSSKNITCHVARHSFAETCNQKDAKLILIKEMLGHSKVKVTEQYLGSIDREILDAEFRRVFKD; this comes from the coding sequence ATGGCAATAATTAAAGCAGTCCTGAGCAAGCACCCAAAGAAAGATGGTAGGCAGTTAATTTCAATTCGAATTTCACATAAGGGTAAAAACCGGTATGTGAACACAGGTTATTCAGTTCATCCAAAGTACTTCAAAAAGCAAAAGGTTTCAGAGTCACATCCAAACTGGATGGAGATAAATAACTACCTCGATAACGAGTTGATGAAGTATAGAAAAAGGAATTATGAGCTGATACATGCTAGAGTGGATTATAACGTAGATGACATTTGCAACCTGTCAACAAGTAATGGGGAGGCATACTTTTTAGCGTATGCGAATGCATTTATAAGTGAAAAGCAGAATCAATATAGCCCCAACTCCATCAAAAACTACCTATCAATCGTAAATAAGTTTGATGAATACCTGAATAAGGACATTCAGTTCTTTCAATTAAATGAAAAGCTTCTCCATGATTATGTGGGATATCTTAAAAGAATTGGCAATAACAATTACACCATAAAAGGAAACCTGAAAGTACTTAAGCGAATATGGCATGAAGCTTATCAACGAGGGAATCATAACAATCACAGGTCACCATTCAATTCTATCAAAATCAAAATACATCAAAAGAAGAAGCCACGATTAACAGCAGACGAACTCAAACTGATGAAGAACATAGAGCTAAAGAAACACACATGGGAAGAGTTATCTAGAGATATGTTCTTGGCCTCTTATTATCTAGGAGGTATGCGGTTCTCGGACTTATGTGTACTAACAAAAGAGATGATTTTGGGAAATCATCTAGTGTACCACATGAGAAAAACAGAAAAAGAAATGCGAATTCCTGTTGATGATGTAGTAGACATAATTGAAAAGTATGATGGCAGAAGGGAAAGATTGATATTTCCATTACTAGATGACAAGGATATCCAGTTGCCTGATGAACTACTTATCAAAAAGATTGCATCAAAGAATACTTTGACCAACAAAGGGTTAAAGAAAGTTGCCAGATTGATGGGCTCATCGAAGAATATTACATGCCATGTTGCTCGTCATTCATTCGCAGAAACTTGTAACCAAAAGGATGCAAAATTAATACTCATCAAAGAAATGCTTGGCCATAGCAAGGTGAAGGTAACTGAGCAATATTTAGGTTCAATTGATAGAGAGATACTTGATGCTGAATTCAGGCGGGTTTTCAAAGATTAA
- the dxs gene encoding 1-deoxy-D-xylulose-5-phosphate synthase, with the protein MEPNKIKPGELLANIDSPADLKKLDPEQLRDVCDELRNYIIDVVSVHGGHFGASLGVVELTTALHYVYDTPKDLLVWDVGHQAYGHKILTGRRDNFHTNRKYGGLSGFPKRSESEYDTFGVGHSSTSISAALGMAVARDLNQSDKKVVAVIGDGAMTAGLAFEAMNNAGAMNSDVLVILNDNCMSIDPNVGALKEYLTDITTTKTFNKMRDDIYDMLGHFKGAGEKMRKVASKLEKAVTAAVTPGSLFRALGFKYYGPTDGHDVDGLRKMLEDLKEVKGPKLLHVVTVKGKGFAPAEREQTKWHASSSPFDKITGKTIATGTKPAQAPKYQDVFGEALVQLAEKNEDIVSMTPAMPSGSSLWPMMNAFPERAFDVGIAEQHAVTFAAGLAAEGKKAFCAIYSSFLQRGFDQLVHDVAIQNLPVVFCIDRAGLVGADGPTHHGLYDIGFMRNIPNMVISSPMNEKELRDMMYTASEYDDHAWAIRYPRGRATGMPVPEGFEKMEIGKGECLREGESVAILSFGPIADYVIEAADTLVDDDIYVGHYNMRFVKPLDEELIDEICMKYDHIITIEDGAKIGGFGSAVAEYIAEKEDRPTLKIMGVPDRLVEHGTQRQLHDEVGMGPDAIIEAVRSKVSVTG; encoded by the coding sequence ATGGAGCCCAACAAAATTAAACCCGGCGAGTTACTTGCCAATATTGATTCACCGGCTGATCTTAAGAAACTTGATCCGGAACAGCTGCGTGATGTATGCGATGAGCTGAGGAATTACATCATTGATGTGGTATCGGTACATGGGGGGCACTTTGGGGCATCCCTTGGTGTAGTTGAACTTACCACTGCACTTCATTATGTATACGATACTCCCAAAGACCTATTGGTCTGGGATGTGGGTCACCAGGCCTATGGTCATAAGATACTGACCGGCCGGCGCGATAATTTCCATACCAACCGTAAGTACGGCGGACTTTCCGGCTTTCCGAAAAGATCCGAAAGTGAATATGATACTTTCGGAGTAGGGCACTCTTCCACTTCTATTTCTGCAGCACTCGGTATGGCCGTAGCCCGCGACCTGAACCAGTCAGACAAAAAAGTAGTAGCCGTGATCGGTGACGGTGCCATGACTGCAGGACTGGCTTTTGAAGCGATGAACAATGCCGGCGCCATGAACAGCGATGTACTGGTCATCCTGAATGATAACTGTATGTCCATCGACCCGAATGTAGGCGCACTTAAAGAATATCTGACCGACATTACTACTACCAAGACCTTCAATAAGATGAGGGACGACATCTACGATATGCTGGGCCATTTCAAAGGGGCCGGTGAAAAGATGCGAAAGGTTGCTTCAAAACTGGAAAAAGCAGTTACGGCAGCAGTCACTCCTGGTTCATTATTCCGGGCACTGGGTTTTAAATATTACGGTCCGACCGATGGACATGATGTGGACGGACTCAGAAAAATGCTGGAAGACCTCAAAGAGGTGAAGGGCCCTAAACTCCTTCATGTGGTTACGGTTAAAGGAAAAGGATTTGCTCCTGCCGAAAGAGAGCAGACCAAATGGCATGCCTCAAGTTCACCCTTCGATAAAATTACCGGGAAAACTATCGCTACCGGTACCAAGCCGGCACAGGCACCAAAATACCAGGATGTATTTGGTGAAGCACTGGTTCAGTTAGCTGAGAAGAACGAAGATATTGTAAGCATGACTCCGGCAATGCCGAGTGGTTCCAGTTTATGGCCCATGATGAATGCATTCCCGGAAAGAGCTTTTGATGTGGGAATTGCAGAACAGCATGCGGTTACTTTTGCAGCCGGACTTGCTGCGGAAGGTAAAAAAGCATTTTGTGCGATCTACTCCTCCTTCCTGCAGCGTGGATTTGATCAGCTGGTTCACGATGTGGCCATTCAGAATCTGCCGGTGGTATTTTGTATCGACCGCGCGGGATTAGTAGGCGCTGACGGACCTACCCATCACGGACTTTATGATATCGGTTTCATGAGAAATATCCCGAATATGGTGATCTCATCTCCAATGAATGAGAAGGAACTGCGGGACATGATGTACACTGCATCCGAATATGATGATCATGCATGGGCTATCCGCTATCCGAGAGGGAGAGCGACCGGCATGCCGGTTCCTGAAGGATTTGAAAAAATGGAGATCGGTAAAGGCGAATGCCTGAGAGAAGGTGAAAGTGTGGCTATTCTGAGTTTCGGCCCTATCGCTGATTACGTGATCGAAGCAGCCGATACCCTGGTTGATGATGACATATATGTGGGACATTATAACATGCGCTTCGTAAAGCCTCTGGATGAGGAACTGATCGATGAGATCTGCATGAAGTACGACCACATCATTACGATCGAAGACGGTGCAAAGATAGGCGGATTCGGTTCGGCCGTAGCAGAATATATTGCCGAAAAAGAGGATCGTCCTACCCTTAAGATCATGGGCGTTCCCGACCGGCTGGTAGAACACGGTACTCAGCGACAGCTTCATGATGAAGTTGGTATGGGGCCTGATGCCATTATTGAAGCTGTGCGATCAAAGGTCTCAGTCACCGGATAG
- the xseB gene encoding exodeoxyribonuclease VII small subunit, translated as MSEKERPSFEEALKELESIVSRLESEDITLEDSVKLYEEGIKLSKICTEVLEKAETRIKQVNEEHIE; from the coding sequence ATGTCGGAAAAGGAACGCCCAAGCTTCGAGGAGGCTTTAAAAGAACTGGAATCCATAGTGTCCAGACTCGAAAGTGAGGACATCACACTGGAAGATTCCGTGAAATTGTATGAGGAAGGGATAAAGCTTTCCAAGATCTGTACAGAAGTACTGGAGAAAGCGGAAACCCGCATCAAACAAGTTAATGAAGAGCATATAGAATAG
- a CDS encoding T9SS type A sorting domain-containing protein: MIILKPRAYITCFILCLCIPVSAQAQSQLGSIIFGENQGDSSGEFQDLSADGYTVAIGALYNDNENGDNAGHVRVFEWDGSSWVQKGQDINGEFAEDYAGIVRISGDASRVVIGALYNDGNGDASGQVRVFEYNGSQWIQLGQSIYGEAPGDFFGSYVSISDNGNRIGVGSPKNNNSNGTTAGQAKVYEYNGTEWVQIGQEILGLNQGDELSTIEISEDGNSIAVGARFNDSAGDNAGHARIYQWDGNGWAQVGNEIQGDSPGDGAGQFLAINSTGDTVAVALPGASNQYGDNSGNIKVYERVGNSWFQLGNAIEVESLFGRNISITGDGAKVIYATKNTVFSGSNAGFIRMSIWNGSNWEQFADDTGNGFAGDLFGESVAISSKGNIISGGAQQTRNELDIPTGSASIFEVTLPAPTGVIVDSSPGNTLLEWDSVSFNGLTGYIVYRDTISNSDSPSDTFSVEQPYLIDSSIGRDTTYHYRVKSLFGLSTLSNNSEESSISTKGNWYVSKVISQTPIGSQRNPYSLIQSAIDNSINGDSIIVQTGTYEENITLMGKNIVLGSEYMMRKDYRLIESTIIDGTQSGTVVKVNSGELDAEINGLTITNGYSPYAGGIQVGGNGTVLGNTSSYVSLKNLIVSNNEAVNDGGGIYFASVSDTKPIQIINSTFTQNSASRGSGIYFISSSDAYISNSFFNNNREAIYSSNTDIYMNHLTITGSQNGFRRLGTSNSYISNSIFAQNDEQVVFSDNNRPGDVYISHSIIEGGKASIETYNNGILVYDSTNVDTDPLFQDGYGMLSDYSYAIGNADTSSLSYDLMYNPRPNPMGSNPDIGAFETALAEPLTLPSPDSISVTSDGVTSSLSWQFNEYSAIVDSFKIFRGKEANTLNEIGSSVMTSYVDSDVSADSSYYYSINVLSRDGRVSMFSDTLLIKIEDGVSVDNEEQEDVPSDYTLSQNYPNPFNPTTQINYTISETGPVKVVIFNMLGQRVATLIDKFVTPGSYTISFNASALTSGVYFYQLRSKEVTITRQMTLIK, encoded by the coding sequence ATGATTATATTAAAACCGCGCGCATACATCACTTGTTTTATATTGTGTCTTTGCATTCCAGTCTCAGCGCAAGCACAATCACAATTAGGGTCGATAATATTTGGTGAAAACCAAGGTGATAGTTCCGGTGAGTTCCAAGATTTATCTGCTGACGGCTACACAGTTGCTATAGGAGCTCTCTACAACGACAACGAAAATGGAGATAATGCTGGGCATGTTAGAGTATTTGAATGGGATGGTAGTAGTTGGGTTCAAAAAGGCCAGGATATTAATGGGGAGTTCGCAGAGGATTACGCAGGGATAGTCCGCATATCAGGAGACGCCAGTAGGGTTGTTATAGGCGCCTTATATAATGATGGGAATGGAGATGCTTCAGGTCAAGTAAGGGTATTCGAGTACAATGGGTCGCAGTGGATACAACTCGGTCAAAGTATTTACGGAGAAGCACCAGGTGATTTTTTTGGGAGCTATGTATCAATAAGTGATAACGGAAATCGTATTGGGGTTGGCTCTCCTAAAAACAATAATTCAAATGGTACTACAGCTGGTCAAGCTAAAGTATACGAGTATAATGGTACAGAGTGGGTACAAATTGGACAAGAAATATTAGGTCTCAACCAGGGTGATGAATTAAGTACTATTGAAATATCCGAAGATGGAAATTCAATTGCAGTTGGAGCACGCTTTAATGATAGTGCAGGTGACAATGCTGGGCATGCACGGATATATCAATGGGATGGAAATGGGTGGGCTCAGGTTGGCAATGAAATTCAAGGAGATTCTCCTGGTGACGGGGCGGGACAATTTCTTGCAATAAATAGTACGGGTGATACAGTAGCGGTTGCTCTTCCAGGAGCTTCAAATCAATATGGTGATAACAGTGGTAATATTAAAGTTTATGAACGTGTAGGGAATAGTTGGTTTCAACTAGGTAATGCCATCGAGGTTGAATCACTATTTGGACGAAATATATCCATTACTGGTGATGGTGCTAAAGTAATCTACGCTACTAAAAATACCGTTTTTTCTGGTTCTAATGCTGGTTTCATAAGAATGAGTATTTGGAATGGAAGCAATTGGGAGCAGTTTGCCGATGATACAGGAAATGGTTTCGCGGGAGACTTATTTGGAGAGTCTGTAGCTATATCCAGTAAGGGTAATATAATCTCTGGGGGAGCTCAGCAAACTAGAAATGAGTTAGATATACCGACTGGAAGTGCTTCAATATTTGAGGTGACACTTCCTGCTCCAACCGGTGTAATTGTGGACTCTTCTCCCGGAAATACTTTACTAGAGTGGGACTCTGTAAGTTTTAATGGACTGACCGGTTATATCGTTTATCGTGACACTATCTCAAATTCAGATTCACCTTCAGATACATTTTCTGTTGAACAACCCTATCTAATAGACTCCTCAATTGGAAGAGATACTACCTATCACTATAGGGTTAAATCTTTATTTGGTTTGAGTACATTGAGTAATAATAGTGAGGAATCATCAATATCAACAAAAGGGAACTGGTATGTTTCCAAGGTAATAAGTCAAACTCCAATAGGGTCACAAAGAAACCCTTACAGCCTTATTCAAAGTGCCATTGATAACTCAATAAATGGTGATAGCATCATTGTACAAACTGGCACTTACGAAGAAAACATAACCCTCATGGGTAAGAATATTGTACTCGGCTCTGAATATATGATGAGAAAGGATTATCGATTGATTGAGTCAACAATAATTGATGGTACTCAAAGTGGAACCGTGGTCAAGGTCAATAGTGGAGAATTGGATGCTGAAATTAATGGTCTGACAATCACAAATGGTTACTCACCTTATGCAGGAGGAATTCAAGTGGGGGGTAATGGCACGGTCCTTGGGAATACTAGTTCATATGTTAGCTTAAAGAACCTGATTGTATCTAATAACGAAGCAGTAAATGATGGTGGAGGTATTTACTTTGCATCAGTAAGTGATACTAAACCAATCCAAATCATAAATTCCACCTTTACGCAGAATTCCGCTAGTCGGGGCAGTGGTATTTATTTTATTTCTTCAAGTGATGCTTACATCTCCAATTCATTTTTCAACAATAATAGAGAGGCTATTTACTCTAGTAATACTGATATTTATATGAATCACCTCACGATTACTGGTAGTCAGAATGGGTTTCGTAGATTGGGTACATCAAATTCTTACATTTCTAATAGTATATTCGCCCAGAATGATGAACAGGTTGTTTTTTCTGATAATAATAGACCTGGTGATGTTTATATAAGTCACAGTATTATTGAAGGTGGCAAGGCTTCAATTGAAACCTACAACAATGGTATTCTAGTTTATGATTCAACTAACGTTGATACAGACCCTCTTTTCCAAGATGGATATGGCATGCTCTCAGATTACTCGTACGCAATAGGAAATGCCGATACATCTTCACTTAGCTATGACTTAATGTACAATCCAAGGCCTAACCCCATGGGTTCCAATCCTGATATTGGAGCGTTTGAAACCGCTCTTGCTGAGCCCCTAACGTTGCCTTCACCTGATAGTATTTCCGTCACTAGCGATGGAGTTACTTCTAGCTTATCCTGGCAGTTCAATGAGTACAGTGCTATTGTAGATAGTTTTAAGATATTCAGAGGCAAGGAAGCAAATACTCTCAATGAAATTGGAAGCTCTGTTATGACATCATATGTTGATAGCGATGTTTCTGCAGACAGTTCATATTATTATTCAATTAATGTACTGTCTCGTGATGGGAGAGTATCAATGTTTTCAGACACTTTACTCATTAAGATTGAGGATGGCGTCTCAGTGGATAATGAAGAACAAGAAGATGTACCGTCAGATTATACTTTGTCTCAGAACTACCCCAATCCGTTCAATCCAACTACTCAAATAAACTATACTATTTCGGAAACTGGGCCGGTCAAGGTCGTCATCTTCAACATGCTTGGCCAGAGGGTTGCGACTTTAATTGATAAGTTTGTTACACCAGGTAGTTACACTATTTCATTTAATGCATCAGCATTAACGAGTGGAGTTTACTTCTATCAACTTCGGTCAAAAGAGGTGACGATTACCCGACAGATGACACTAATAAAGTGA
- a CDS encoding recombinase family protein has product MIVKYNRVSTLNQSGERFKADSESYDKVILDKVSGTVPFKEREGGKEVVSLVEKNILQELVLEELSRCGRNTGDVIQTLEWLEDNKVNVRVRNIGLESRPGGKKNPIWKMITSVMSSLYEMELENIKERTHYGRIMYVKNGGKLGRPSGTSESAREFLDKPTSKRIKNYLEDGLSIRDTAKVVGCSTSTVQKVKQVVSDLNSK; this is encoded by the coding sequence ATGATAGTAAAATACAATCGTGTAAGTACACTCAACCAGTCTGGTGAAAGATTTAAGGCAGACAGCGAGTCATACGACAAAGTGATTCTGGATAAAGTAAGTGGTACAGTGCCGTTTAAGGAAAGAGAAGGCGGTAAAGAAGTCGTATCGCTTGTTGAAAAGAATATACTCCAGGAGCTGGTCCTGGAAGAATTGTCACGATGTGGTAGAAATACAGGGGATGTAATTCAGACATTGGAGTGGCTGGAAGATAACAAGGTTAATGTCCGGGTAAGGAATATTGGACTAGAATCAAGACCAGGTGGTAAGAAGAACCCAATCTGGAAAATGATTACATCAGTTATGAGTTCTCTTTATGAAATGGAACTCGAGAACATCAAGGAAAGGACTCACTATGGCAGAATAATGTATGTAAAGAATGGTGGTAAGCTAGGGAGACCTTCAGGTACATCTGAATCAGCTAGAGAATTTCTGGATAAACCAACATCCAAGAGGATAAAGAACTATTTGGAAGACGGATTATCAATCAGAGATACCGCTAAAGTTGTTGGATGTTCTACTTCTACTGTACAGAAGGTTAAACAAGTGGTATCAGACTTGAACTCGAAATAA
- a CDS encoding helix-turn-helix domain-containing protein, with translation MSYDELVMLIESIIDKKFGSGDTSKYSTTKDFDAADKNLLEALEVLETFNWVKILTDKCNLTQTELSELSGVHQSKISRVINLTGAQLSKRITLSDAIKLMRVLFRDEDLEINK, from the coding sequence TTGAGCTACGATGAACTAGTGATGTTAATCGAATCAATAATTGATAAAAAATTTGGCTCTGGAGATACGTCAAAATATTCAACCACCAAAGATTTTGATGCTGCAGATAAAAACTTATTGGAAGCATTAGAAGTGCTTGAAACATTCAATTGGGTTAAAATTCTGACTGATAAATGCAATTTAACCCAAACTGAGTTATCAGAATTATCTGGTGTACACCAGAGCAAGATATCAAGAGTTATCAATCTAACTGGAGCACAACTAAGTAAAAGAATTACTTTATCTGATGCTATTAAGTTAATGAGAGTACTTTTTAGAGATGAGGATTTAGAAATTAACAAGTAA
- the queA gene encoding tRNA preQ1(34) S-adenosylmethionine ribosyltransferase-isomerase QueA, with amino-acid sequence MKYALSDFDYELPEELIAQSPAHPRDHARLLVYDRKSGSITDDYFYNLPNYLPADTTMVVNNSKVEKCRLLFDEGKTELFVTSVSNNDTIEAMVRPGKKFKEGQKRALAEGVTAEVLSIAEDGLRRIRLSCDLDDPKLEPFKRTPFPPYIEQDESLAEEYQTVYAKDLGSKAAPTAGLHFTDELLQKLREGGVKRSEVTLHVGLGTFAPVKTEDISEHEMHSEWYQIDHKTAGELGKAGHITAVGTTSVRVLESAVKEGRKFNAETGDTDIFITPGFEFQSVDALITNFHLPKSTLLMLVSAFMGYEEMFRLYEHAVKEKYRFYSFGDGMLLL; translated from the coding sequence GTGAAGTACGCTCTTTCTGACTTTGATTACGAACTGCCTGAAGAACTGATCGCCCAGTCGCCGGCGCATCCACGCGACCACGCACGATTACTGGTTTATGACCGTAAGTCCGGTTCGATCACCGATGATTATTTCTATAATCTTCCCAATTATCTTCCCGCTGATACAACTATGGTGGTCAATAATAGCAAGGTGGAAAAATGCCGCCTGCTTTTTGATGAGGGAAAGACAGAGCTGTTTGTGACCTCCGTTAGTAACAATGATACTATTGAGGCGATGGTCCGCCCGGGAAAGAAATTTAAAGAAGGTCAGAAAAGAGCGTTGGCTGAAGGTGTTACGGCAGAGGTACTGAGTATTGCCGAAGACGGTCTGAGACGCATTCGTTTGTCCTGTGACCTGGATGATCCGAAGCTGGAGCCTTTTAAACGTACTCCCTTTCCTCCTTATATCGAACAGGATGAGTCTCTGGCAGAAGAATATCAGACGGTATATGCCAAAGATCTAGGGTCCAAAGCGGCGCCAACGGCCGGACTTCATTTCACAGATGAATTGCTGCAAAAACTTAGAGAAGGCGGAGTAAAGCGGTCGGAAGTCACTCTTCATGTGGGACTCGGCACCTTTGCCCCGGTCAAGACCGAAGATATCAGTGAACACGAGATGCATAGTGAATGGTATCAGATCGATCATAAGACTGCAGGGGAACTTGGGAAAGCCGGACATATTACAGCAGTAGGGACAACCAGCGTGCGAGTACTGGAGTCAGCTGTAAAAGAGGGTAGAAAATTTAATGCCGAGACCGGCGACACCGATATCTTTATCACCCCGGGATTCGAATTTCAGTCCGTAGATGCTTTGATCACTAATTTTCACCTTCCCAAGAGTACCCTGCTTATGCTGGTCTCCGCTTTTATGGGATATGAAGAGATGTTCAGGCTTTATGAGCATGCCGTAAAGGAAAAATATCGTTTTTACTCTTTCGGGGATGGGATGCTATTGCTTTAA
- a CDS encoding helix-turn-helix domain-containing protein has protein sequence MEDFLKDIMKTILDNHLREVKLIIKEVPEPDIPWISNDKLAEKLGVSKRQLRYYREKGQLAYTREGKKIWYSVSDINEFMERNHGNN, from the coding sequence ATGGAAGATTTTTTAAAAGATATCATGAAAACAATCCTAGATAATCACTTGCGAGAAGTAAAGCTGATAATAAAGGAAGTACCAGAGCCAGACATCCCCTGGATAAGTAATGACAAGCTTGCAGAAAAGCTTGGAGTGTCAAAAAGGCAACTTAGATATTACAGAGAAAAAGGACAGCTAGCGTATACAAGGGAAGGTAAAAAGATATGGTACTCAGTAAGTGACATCAACGAATTTATGGAGAGAAACCATGGCAATAATTAA